TCAAGGGGAGGAGAAGTACCCCAAGAGCAGCCCCCCACTGACACCAGCCCAGAGAAGACTGGAAGTGCCCCTTTCCGGTCTGAGGAGCAGCAGTAAGCCGGCTTCGAAAGTGTCATCACTAATTAAATCTTTTGACAGGACTGAGAGCCAATGTTGTGACAGCAGGCCTCCGACCAGTAAGCCCCCAGCTCTCAAAAATCCCCCTAAATTTGCTCCTCTTCCAGAAAGTGGTGTCAACTTCTGCTttgattctgcatttctgaccGTCAGGAGGGTGCCTGCTGAAGTCTCTAGCGCCCATCAGATTAGCCACCAGTCTGGAAGGAAGCATGGAGAGCAGGAGTCCCCCAAGAATCCTGAAATGGCCTGTCACGGCTCCAGCAGCTTCCTCCCAACACCGGATAATGCAGCCAGCTCGTTTGAGTCCAAGTTCCCGTCCCCGCCCCACAAGCCAGCCCAGGGTGATCCTGGAAGAAGTAAGGAGTGGCCCCGCAAGGGAACCTTTCTTCATAGCGAAAACAGTGCTTTTGAGTCTTGGAACGCCCACCAACCGAGGCTGCCCGAGAGAAAGGAGGTCGCTGACCCTGTCCCAGAAAGCAAAACTCCCAAGCATTACGAGGATGCACCCATGTTAAGAGAGCCCCCCGCCCCTGAACACAGAGTCTCCCCCTGCCAAGCCCGGGCCAGCTGCAGCCAGGAGGAGAAGAGGTTGGCCACAGGGGCTCTCACCACGTCTGGACCCTGGGGAGCTAGGGATCCAGGAGCCCAGGCATTCGCTGTGGAGGGAAAAGCTTCAAGCTCACAGCCTGACCCTCAGATGAAGCCAACCCAGGTCCCATGGAGGAAACCAAAGCCtggcaaaggaaggaaagaaagtctaCCAGATGCCTCGGAAGAGAAGAAGCAGGCCACCAGAAGGGGCCCAGCCTTGTATACAAAGCACAATCCCCAGGATCAATTTCCAGAAAACGAGGCTCTTGACCTGCCCATGGACCCCAACGAGCATTATAGTCCTCCTTTTAACATCAGTAAGCTTCTGACTCCCATCATCCCCACCAAgcatgtcctggagccatccgaAAGCCAGCCAGTGGAGATGACCCCATCACCCCCAGGACAGCTGAATGGGTACCAAGAGAAGGATCCCAGTGAAGGTCAGTCTCGGGACAGCTACAGATCCAAAGCCCCCAGCCTGCTGTTCAACCTCAAGGACGTGCGGAAGCATGTGAAGAGCACATACAGCCCCTCACCTCTCCTGAAGGGCCTTGAGGAGAAAACCAGAGGCAAGCAAGAACCAGTGAGCAATGGTGTCCTCCTTCCCAATGGGCTGGAGGAGAGCCCTTCAAATGAGCTTCCTAAGGAGAGACCAGCTGATGGCTCTTCTGGGTCGCACATGAGTACCCAGAAGGACCCTGACGCTGACCCTGGTTCACCCTCTTCAGAGACCTGTCTAACTCTTAGCTCACCCCCAGCTACCACCCAAGCCCCTTTCTGCATCAACGGGGAGGGAGCTGACAGAAACAGCTACGAGAAAGACGATGGAGACCCAGAGATGGGCATCATCAGGTCAGGCAAGAGTCCAGACGCCAGCAAACCCTGCCCCAGGAAGCGTCTGTCCCTGAGGCTttgcagcagagagcctgaggcagggaagGCTGCAGAGAAACCTAAGACCCCCAGCCTTGAGAAGGGGTTCCTGAGATCTGTGTCTCAAGAGACAGAACCCGAGAGAGATGCAGGACTGCAGAATCCCAACTTGAACCAGAAATTCTCCCCGGGGCCCCTCTCTCCCGAAGAGGAAGATGTGTTTTACAGTGACACCCAATCAGATTTCATGCCAGGCTTCAAAAGTAAGGCCAAGTTCAGCACCAGCTCTTCAGACCAGTCCTTTGCCTCATTTGAGGATCAGCAGAAAACGTGGTTCACCGAGAGCCAGCAGGAAGACAGGAGGAATGACGGAAGTGCAGGAGACAGTCGGAAGGACGAGAAGGAGAAAGTGATGGGGAGCAATGAGCTCCAGCACGGTGCCCTGAGTAATGGGCCCGCGTGCGTGCAGGAGCACAGCAAGGGGGAACCATTgcaaggagaaggggaaggttTGTCTGGATGTAGACCCAGGGAGGCATTGGGAGAGGAGGCTAACTTCAGAGGCACTTGGGCAGGGGGAAGTAAGGATGCAGTCAAAGAATTTACCGCCTCACCATCTTCCACTTCAAACAAGCACATACTGTTTGCGATTAAAGACAACACCCTCAGGGCCACCCCCGTGATAAAACCCATCATGCTGCCCCTCCTGAGGACCATGTCATCAGAGGACCCACTGGGTGGCAGCCACAAAGAGGACGACTTGCCAAAGCCAGGCTGGGGAGAAGAGGCCAGTCTTGGTGGCTCTGAGAGCAAGGAAATGGCCAACATCCCAACCCCCGCTAGCATGCAGGACACACACTCGAAGCACACAGCCTGGGAGGGCATGGAGCACCACGGGCGAGTGCCCGGCATGGCCCGGAAGGAGATTTCCCAGCCAGTCCTAACCAGAATTGGCCCATCTCCTCCACTCATGGGAGAGGGCGAAGGGCTGAAGCCACCCCCAGAGGATGCACGTCACCTTGTTGCAAACAAAGGCAAGAACAGTTCCACGGACCAGGGGATGCTAGATGTTCCAAGGGGTATCCCCACCATCGCTTTGCCCCAAGGCGAGGCAGAAGACCAGCCACCCCCACGGCAGCTGGGAATGTGTTGGGAAGAACACGCACAAGATTTCAAAAGTCACTTATTGTCTACACCCAGAGCAGGGCCCCCAGGGAGAAGACTGGTGCCCGGAGAGATGGCTGTTTCTCCTAATGCCAGCTCCCTGGATGAGAGCAGCGCGTGCTCTCCTGCCGCCAGCAGCATCTGGGACGATGCTTCCCAGGCCCCCACTGAGCCGGGCCTGCTGCCAGGGTTGTCTCCTCACCCCAGTCCCTGGACCGGCCTCTACCCGGCCAGGGTCGCCCGGCGGGAGGACCTGACACACGCCCTCACGTGGGAGGCTGGCTCGGACCCCCAACTTGAGCCATCCGCGGAAGACCTCAGGACCCTTTCTCCAAGAGGTTCAGTGCTGGACATGGCCAGCAGCTCCGCAGGCCTCTCTGAGAAACCAGAGCCCCCTGCTCCACTCGAGAGGGCGGTGGGCAAACCACCGGCGGTCCCACCCAAAACAGAGAAGGCCCTGCGGCGGGCAAAAAAGCTGGCAAGCAAGAGGAGAAAGACTGACCAACTGCAAGAGAAGCATGGCGAACCCGATGAAGAAAAGCCCTTCCTGGAGGACTGGGAGCGCAGGCCACCATCGCCTGGAGAGAGGTCCCGACCCAGGTTCCCCGAGGTCcgttccctgccccctcccacccaccgccACTCAGTGTCTGCCTTCTCAGAGCCACTCAGGAGGCAGCCCGGGGGGTCCCAGTCCCTTATGCCTCTGGTCCCTTACCCTGCCACCCAGAAGGTCCTCCAAGACCCCCAATCTGGAGAGTACTTTGTCTTCGACCTGCCACTCCAGGTGAAAATCAAGACCTTCTATGACCCAGAGACAGGCAAATATGTCAAGGTCCCCATCCCATCCTCTGAGGGGGGTTCCCCTGAGCCGCCCCCACCAAAcacacctgcttctccctacaTGCTGTATCCCCACTTCCGGGCCCTGCCGCTGATGCCGCTGCGCTGCTCCTCTCAgctctccacccccaccttctTCAGGCAGGGCCCACACACCCCCGAGGTGGCCGGCCCGGGGTCCCAGAGGGCCCGTGAGGCTGGCATGCCAATGGCACCTCCCCTGCgcccaggggaggaggggggagatgCTCCACGCCTGGGCATCATCTCCACCAATGACCTAGAGGACTTCGCCACAGAAGGCATTTCTTGAGAATTACAGCAGAATAACTCCCCCTCAAATAAGCCCAGAAGAACTTATTTCCCCTTTCCCCCAAATGATCAgtcacttacacacacacacactcacacacacacgcacgcacacacgcacacacagacatcAACATGTACTTAGCCATGTGGGATCCCTAAGGTCTCAAAGGAAGTGGGGATTGAGAAAACCTCACCTGAGGGGCTTCCTGGGGCTCTCCTCCCTGGGAAAGCGCTGTTTGCATAACCCTCCCTGGATCCTGgatctgctccccttcccccctttcttctcccctcccttcctccctgtcctcctctgGCCATGCCCTGGGAGTGAGTCCCGCCTGATTCCTAATGGCCGCTCTGCTCAGGCACCCCACCTACTTCTTCTCAAGGGCCAACTCCTGCAGTGAGCCTATTCCCAAGCCCCCAGAAATGCTGCACTGCACTGAGCCCAGCCCTGCCGGGCAATCAGACCACCAGGCACAGCCCCTCCAGGTCCAGCATGGCACAGAGAAGCACCTCCACCCTTGCTCCCATGCTCTAACCATTTCCGGCTCACTTCAGGCAGAAATGGCTAAGGACTGCCCCAAGGCAACTCTGCAGAAAGGCTGATTTGGATAGAATGGGTTTTCTTTACTGAGGAAGCTTTCCTCTGAAGGCTATTTTCTGATAAAGAAAAGGCtaccttttaaaaagtgaaacaagctTGCAGACGTGGTTCTGTCCTGGACATGTCGTCCATCAGTGGGCAGTGGCGGGTCTTCACGGGTAAGTAAAGGACCTTGTGCTGTCCAGGCCATCCATCACCACCGACCATACAGAAGCATCACTCTGAACAGAGCAGCCTTGACACCTGCCGTTCCGGCGCTCCTCCTGGAGCCTTCGGCACTGTCTCTGCCTTTGTGGGTTGGGGCTCTCCATTCACATCAGGGAACAAAGAGGAGGGAGACCCAAGCTCACCATCGTGGCTGGCCCAGAGAACTGAGTCAGGCCCCAGGGGTCCCAATTTCATGACTGTTAACCTATGCCCCGTGCTCAAAGGGAAATTGTATTTTCCCAACTCCCAGGCCTTCGGGGATATAGAGGGAATATCTAATTCAGGTCAAGGGAGCAAAATGCAATAACCATCTCTGCACCTCTAAGAACAGAGGAGTCCATGAGCACATGCACACTGTGGGCAACTGTGctaggaaggaaagcaggctgctTTCATGGGCTTCCACCCAGGGCACCCACTGAAGCAACTTAATTCTTGTGCTATGGGAAAGACGGGGGCAAACACATCTCCCTACTTGTTTAGAAAGGGCAGCTGTCACAGCAGCTGCCGGGACTGTGCTGCCCACATGCCCAGGGACCCCACAATCTGCATCATCCTTGTTCTTTTGGCAAAGATGCTATTTCCAGGCTGGAAAGATGGGAAGGCACAGAACTCACCAAGTCCCAGATTCGCACCAATAAGAGGGCTCTAACTTAGTCTTGGTCATGATTTGGATTCAGGATTTTCTAcctattcattttcttaacaagCACAGCCACACCTTAATTTCTTTATGACAATACTCCACAAATCCTCTGGCTGGATGCCATGGTAAGACAACCAGACAAAGAGCCAGGAACACAGGCCAGCAACCATTCTAAGAGTCCGGTTCCCACGAGTCACGCATTAGGCTGCCAGTGGGAAGAATGATCTGTGATCTTGGCTCTCCCACCATAGCTAAGCAGCTTCTCACCTTGCTTTCATCTTACTAAAGATGAAGTGAAACAGTTAGGAGAAACAGATAGGAAAAGGGATAACTCATTGAAAATTCTCAGGTCCCAGGAAAAGATTTGCCTAACAAAAATAGAAACCCTCTGTTAAATgaaagtaatagtaatagtaataataacaatgtccctgcaaagagaaatatattttccttaaggGGAGCTTATATATAGGAAGCAGTCATCTTCTGCCTTAGAAACAATATACGCTGAACTATTGATCGAGCTAAAAGCATTAAGGTAGATATTTGGAGATCAAGGTCAACTTCTTTGTGAATGCACAAAAGAAAGAGGGCAGCTGGCAGCATGCAGCTTGCACCCAGAGAGCAGGgattcctgggacacctggctccCCAGCGGGTCAGCCTGAAGGAAGGCCCCCATCAGTTACAGCAAGGTGCCTATGCTCCTAGGAAGCAGAAAATGCTTCCAGGGGACAAAACCAATGAAGACTAACTTACCTGCAAATAatgttctcctctttccttcctcccttcccccctcttttcctctctcttttcctctcttcctccttttctctctttttccctatctctttctgttttcctctgttcctcctaTTACAAACATTTTCAGAGTTCCCATTCTGCACTGGGCACCTCACTGGGTACTAAAGATATGCCATGATAATTAGATCTGGTCTCCACacccaaagaattaaaatctaacagagaagaaaaacaattatagtCCCGTGTGGTAAGTAATTTAGTAGCATTATCTAAGGAGCCCCTGACTCAGCCCAGGAAGAAAAGGGGCTTCCTACAGGAGATGGCACCTAAACTGAGTCAGGAAACACCATGTAGTACATCAGCTTATGAAGGAACCAGAAATTCCCCAGCTTTAATCTAGCTATCAAACAAAGATGACATTTGTGAAATACTAATAGATTGGTCTTACCACGTCAAAGTATAATGGcttaactaatttttaattacCATTTTTAATCAGCACCAGAATGAAACCAGTGTAGCCTCAAAGGATAGACCTTTATTGATATGTCCCTTCAGCTTCTGAATTAATATTTCACTCCTCCAAGTTACACCCCAccaccgaaaaaaaaaaaaaaaaaacattatttctacTGTTGTGTTTAATAGGATAGTGGTGAGAACTGTGAAAACATATTATTTGTGGAAATTGTGGGTCGAAGCCATGCCTGTATCTTCTATTGAGTGCACTAGCCCTTCTATGAGTTATGGCCCTTCTAAGTGTTTCCTGGGGAAAGTACATAAATGTACCTCAAGGGTACAACCAAAGGTCCTGGTGCTACTTGGTGGAAAGTGACCAAGAGCTCATGGCAATCCACAAGCTATGTTCCAGCCTGGGAACCAGGAGGTCTGAGACTGGCCTCCACCCTCACAGCAAACCTCTCAGAGGTATCCTCGTTTGAGATGTTGAGTAACTTCTCACAGTCACACAGTCACTGAGTGAGAGGGCCACGCCAAGGCAGCTCTCACTCTCACTCGGTGGACACCCTCAATGCCGCCCTCATGCTTCTCGAAGTGTGGTCAGTGGATCAGCCTCCACATCAccagggagcttgttagaaaccTAGACTCTCATCTGCATTTTTACCAGATCTCCCATTCAGTCACATGTGCAGTAAACTTGGAGAAGGGCTGAGAGCCTCTGGCCTGGAAGTGAGAAGATTCCAGGAGCCAAACCCACAGGAAGAGAGGCTTACAtgtggggctgggagagaggcagggaggctgaGTCACACCCACTACGAGAAGGACATGCCTAATTACTGCCCAGCTGTGTCCACCTGGATAATGCGGCCTGGGGAGCACTAAGCATTACTGGAAACGCCCAAGAAACTAgtgactccttttctttcttcttttttttttttttttaagattttatttatttatttatttatttatttgacagagaaagagatcactagtaggcagaggggggggggcaggtttcttgctgagcagagagcccgatgtgggcctcgatcccaggaccccaagatcatgacctgagccaaaggcagaggcttaacccactgagccacccaggcgccctagtgaCCCCTTTTCTAAGATAGGGATGGATTCAACGTGTCCTAACTACCTCTCTGAGACCCCAGGCTGCACGTGAGGTCCTGTGTAACAATGCTGTGGGTCCAAAGTCTAAACAGGCAGGGCCACAGGAGTGAAATATATGAATGAAACATTTGCAATTGAAAGCGGAGCGGAAGGCAAAACCCAAATTGTATGCAGGTGGAAAGCATTTGGGCCCAGATAACAATGTGACGTTATGCGCAATTGTCTTATGTGAGCCTTCTATATTATTCAGATATAAAGTCCAAGGTAAGCAGATTGGGCTCCAGACCATGTCTCCAGAGCCTGTCACCACCTGCTTATGTGTCCTTAGTGTTACCCCAGCAGGACATCTGAGCAGATGGCTCCACCTTTGAATGGGACTCTGTGTGGATCCAGAACTGCAGCTGATTctggaggattctctccctcacccgcTGGCTCTCAGACAGGAAGCCCACGCCTGCCTGGGCTTGGCCATCACCTGCACTCTTGGTAACAGGACAACCCTGGCTCCACTTCCCGTTTACCTCATCAGCCTCCCCAAGTGTGGGAAAAGGACAACTATAAATGGAAAAGCTCCCCGGGGAACTCGGGGACACCCAGATGCATTAATACCATCCTAAGCAAGTTCCCATTCAAATGGCCCAGCACTGCCTGGGCCCCGAGTTCCCACCAGCAGAGTCACTTCAGTAGAGGGAAATGAGGAGGAAAGGCCCATCTGGGTTTGCCCATGGGCAGGCACTCCTTCTCCAGGTGGGAAGCTGTGGACAGGCAAAGGCATAGCCAGGTTCTAGAACAGTCCAGCACAGCCACTAGACCTGCCAGAGCCAGGCCCAGGCATTCCCTGAAACTCTGAAAGGAGCTCATGGA
Above is a genomic segment from Mustela nigripes isolate SB6536 chromosome 4, MUSNIG.SB6536, whole genome shotgun sequence containing:
- the C4H10orf71 gene encoding cardiac-enriched FHL2-interacting protein, whose translation is MQGNKKCTDGFSDSSSIGSVLDDADREVSSLTDRAFRSLCISEDTSFNDSDLTLSPDVTRQVLGTFHQGTVSHTHRKNSIWSQLPSQGTEHAGWAATFQQLPKYVQGEEKYPKSSPPLTPAQRRLEVPLSGLRSSSKPASKVSSLIKSFDRTESQCCDSRPPTSKPPALKNPPKFAPLPESGVNFCFDSAFLTVRRVPAEVSSAHQISHQSGRKHGEQESPKNPEMACHGSSSFLPTPDNAASSFESKFPSPPHKPAQGDPGRSKEWPRKGTFLHSENSAFESWNAHQPRLPERKEVADPVPESKTPKHYEDAPMLREPPAPEHRVSPCQARASCSQEEKRLATGALTTSGPWGARDPGAQAFAVEGKASSSQPDPQMKPTQVPWRKPKPGKGRKESLPDASEEKKQATRRGPALYTKHNPQDQFPENEALDLPMDPNEHYSPPFNISKLLTPIIPTKHVLEPSESQPVEMTPSPPGQLNGYQEKDPSEGQSRDSYRSKAPSLLFNLKDVRKHVKSTYSPSPLLKGLEEKTRGKQEPVSNGVLLPNGLEESPSNELPKERPADGSSGSHMSTQKDPDADPGSPSSETCLTLSSPPATTQAPFCINGEGADRNSYEKDDGDPEMGIIRSGKSPDASKPCPRKRLSLRLCSREPEAGKAAEKPKTPSLEKGFLRSVSQETEPERDAGLQNPNLNQKFSPGPLSPEEEDVFYSDTQSDFMPGFKSKAKFSTSSSDQSFASFEDQQKTWFTESQQEDRRNDGSAGDSRKDEKEKVMGSNELQHGALSNGPACVQEHSKGEPLQGEGEGLSGCRPREALGEEANFRGTWAGGSKDAVKEFTASPSSTSNKHILFAIKDNTLRATPVIKPIMLPLLRTMSSEDPLGGSHKEDDLPKPGWGEEASLGGSESKEMANIPTPASMQDTHSKHTAWEGMEHHGRVPGMARKEISQPVLTRIGPSPPLMGEGEGLKPPPEDARHLVANKGKNSSTDQGMLDVPRGIPTIALPQGEAEDQPPPRQLGMCWEEHAQDFKSHLLSTPRAGPPGRRLVPGEMAVSPNASSLDESSACSPAASSIWDDASQAPTEPGLLPGLSPHPSPWTGLYPARVARREDLTHALTWEAGSDPQLEPSAEDLRTLSPRGSVLDMASSSAGLSEKPEPPAPLERAVGKPPAVPPKTEKALRRAKKLASKRRKTDQLQEKHGEPDEEKPFLEDWERRPPSPGERSRPRFPEVRSLPPPTHRHSVSAFSEPLRRQPGGSQSLMPLVPYPATQKVLQDPQSGEYFVFDLPLQVKIKTFYDPETGKYVKVPIPSSEGGSPEPPPPNTPASPYMLYPHFRALPLMPLRCSSQLSTPTFFRQGPHTPEVAGPGSQRAREAGMPMAPPLRPGEEGGDAPRLGIISTNDLEDFATEGIS